TGGGTCACCTGGATCTCGTTGCTACCGGCATAGATCATGAGCGACTTCGCGTCGCGCGCCAGCTGCTCCACGCGGTACTCGGCCATGTAGCCGTTGCCGCCGAACAGCTGCACGGCCTCCATGGCCACGTCGGTGGCCGCCTTCGACGAGTACAGCTTCATCGCCGACGCCTCCGACAGGCTGATCGATTTCCGGTCCTTGCCGCGCTCGAGCGCGCTGAAGATCATGTTCTGCACGTTGATCCGCGCGATCTCCATCTCGGCGAGCTTGAGCTGGATGAGCTGGAACTGTCCGATGTTCTTGCCCCACAGCGTGCGGTTGCGGGCGTAGTCGACCGACAGGCGCAGGCACTCGTTGATGATGCCCAGCGACAGCGCCGCGATCCCGACACGCTCCATGGTGAAGCCGGCCTTCGCGCCCTCGCCGCCGCGCTTGTCCGCTCCGGTGTCCTCGGTCTCGCCGAGGAGACGGTCCGGCGACACGCGGACGTTGTCGAAGAACAGCTCGCCGGTGGGCGAGCTCATCATCCCCATCTTCTTGAACGGCTTGCCCTGGGTGAGTCCCTCCATGCCCTTGTCGAGCACGAAGGACAGGACCTTGCGGTCGCGGATCGGGGTGCCGTCTCCCTCGTCGAGCTTCGCGAACACGACGATGGTGTCGGCGTAGGGGCCGTTCGTGATGAAGGTCTTGTTGCCCTTGAGGATGTAGTCCTCACCGTCGCGCTTGACGGTTGTCTTCATGCCGCCCAGCGCATCGGACCCGGAGTCGGGTTCGGTGATGGCCCAGGCGCCGATCTTCTCGAGCGTCACCAGCTCGGGCAGCCAACGCTTCTTCTGCGCCAACGTGCCCTTCGATCGGATCGTCCCGACGGTGAGCTGACAGACACCCAGCGATGCGATGATGCCGAGGCTGACGCCCGCGAGCTCGGTGTTGAGCAGCATGAAGGTGCTGTCACCCATGCCGCCGCTGACGGCACCGGGCTTGGCCTCACCGGTGGCCTCGGACTCGAGTTCCTTCTCCAGCCCCTCCCGCGCCATCTGGTCGACGCCGAAGGTGGTGTACAGCTTCCGCGCGATGTCATAGGGCGGGAGCACGCCGGTCTCGAGCTCGTCGAGGTGCGGTCGGACCTCTTTGTCGATGAACCCGCGAAGGGCATCGCGGATCATGAGATCTTCTTCGGACCATTCGTACATGGGGCATTTCCTCCGCGCTGATGGCGTCACTGTCGGACAACGATGAAACAAAAAGTGAAACTTGCTTCATTTCTGTGTATCAGAGTGACACCGATCCTCGCCACTGTCCAGTGGCAGAAACACCGTGTGCTCGGAGGCCGGTTCCACCTCGATCGCCCAATAGTCGTCCGGACCGCCGTGCCGGGTGTACGCGAGGACGGCCTGCGCCACCGGCATGGAGACGACGAGGATCATCTCCGGGGTCCTGGTCCGGTCGATCCAGTCGCCTATGCGTGCAACGAAATCCGCGATGCTCTCGCCGCCGTGGGGCACCGAGGCGATGTCGGTGAACCAGTCGCGCAGTTCGCCGACCGGGATGTCCTCCGGCGCCCGACCGCGCCAGCGTCCCAGGTCGAGGGTGCTCAGGTCGGTGTCGACGCGGGCGTCGACACCGAGCACGTCGGCGGTCTGCACCACCGACGCCTCCGGACCGCAGAGCGCCACACCGTCCGGCGGGGAACCCACCGAACTCTCGACGAGCCGGCGGCAGTCCCGCCGGCCGGTCTCGTCGAGGTCGTGGTGCTCTGATCCGAACCTCAGGTCCCGGTTGGGACCCGTGCGCCCGGCGGCGATGACCCGGACGGTCAGCGAAGCGACTCCGCCGAGGCCGCCGTGGTGCGACGTGTGGCCAGTCGTGTGAGCACGACCGCGAAGACGAGTCCGAGAACCGTCCACAGGATCATCTGGTTGGCGATCGAGTAGAAGCGGAACGTCCCGACGACGTCACCGGGGAATCCCGGGAACACGATTGCCCCGTCCGGGGCGGTCAGGGCCGTGGGCACCTCGTCGAAACTCGGCAGCAGCGCCATCGCGACACCGACGACGGTGAGATAGCCGACCGCCGAGACGATCAACGCGTACAGGCCGCCGATGCGGGGCAGCAACCAGAAGGCCAGGACCACTGCTGCGATCGCGACGACCAACGACACCAGCGTCATCGTCAGGTAGGACCCGCTGCGCGAGCCGATGGTGTCGTCGTTGCCGACGGCGGGCGGGTTGGCCGGGTACTTGCCGAACGGCACGAGGTAGACCGCGACGAATCCGCCGAACGCCAGCAGTCCGGCGACGAGACGGGGATCGACCAGCGGGTACCGCCGACCGACGTAGGCCCACAGGACGGTGAAGATCACCGCGAAGACCGCGCCCATGGCCAGTCCGAAGACGATCGAGCCGACGCCGGCACCGATGTTCTCCTGTACCGAGCGGGTGAAGACCTCACCGTGCTCGTGGGCACCGTGCTCGCCGGCGAGCATCTCCTCGGCTGCGCTGCGGCCACCCTCGTAATCGATGGCCTTGGCCACCTGCGGCTCGATGAAGATCCGAGCGAACACGAACGCGAACAATCCGGCGACGAGACCCGAGATGAGTCCGGCGCCGATGAATTTCTTCTCCATGGAGTTGTCGACTTCCTTCGCTACGAGGCGTGTGGGGTGCTCAGTGGCAGGGGAAGCCGAGGAAGTGACGGGCGTCGTGGACGAACTCGTGCACGTGGGTGTCGGCGCCGAACACCGAGACGGCGCCCTGGTCGTAGCCGAGGAAGTAGTAGGCCAGCGCCGCGACTGCGGTGGTGGCGGTGAGCCACAGGGCGGTGTTGACCACCGAGATGTCCGGGGTGTCGAGAACCAGCGAACCGGGGCGGCTCGCGGTGGCGACAGATGTGTTCGACATGTTGCTCCTCTACGGGATTGCGCGTCCCGTGTCGTGGGGTGATGTGTGCCGTGCGTCGGTTACCTGACTCGCTCACCTCGCGGGTGACCTCACAGTGGCGCGACCGTCCCGGATTCTCACCGGGTTCCCCGCGCACAGCTCGCATGACTGTATTGCCGACCATCACCGCTGGTCAATACGCATCGCCCGGCGAGGCGGGAGAGTTGTCGGTGGTGTGGTGGATCATGGACCGATGACCACCACCGTCGCTGCCGACGTGCTCGCGCGGTTCAGCGCGCCCACCCGCGACTGGTTCACCGGTGCGTTCTCGGCCCCGACCCCGGCCCAGATCGGGGCGTGGAACGCCATCGCCGACGGAGCCCACACCCTGGTGGTGGCGCCGACGGGGTCCGGCAAGACGCTCTCGGCGTTCCTGTGGGCGCTCGACCGTCTCGCGTCCGAACACGCCGCACCGACCCCGGGTTCTCCCGACGCGCCGTCCCGCGTAGGCACCACGGTCCTCTACATCTCCCCGCTCAAGGCCCTCGCGGTCGACGTCGAGCGCAACCTGCGGGCCCCGTTGGCGGGGATCACACGCTCTGCGGTCGCCCTGGGTCTGCCCGCCCCCGACATCACCGTGGGCGTCCGATCCGGCGACACCCCGACCGCGCAACGCCGACTGCTGCTGCGCACACCACCGGACATCCTCATCACCACGCCCGAGTCGTTGTTCCTGATGCTGACGTCGTCGGCGCGCGAGACGTTGACGTCGGTGCACACGGTCATCGTCGACGAGGTGCACGCGGTCGCGGCCACCAAACGCGGTACCCACCTGGCGTTGTCGCTGGAACGCCTGGACGACTTGCTGACCGCGCCGGTGCAGCGCATCGGGTTGTCGGCGACGGTCCGACCCGCCGACCGCGTCGCGGGGTTCCTGGCCGGGGCCGCACCGTGCACCATCGTCTCGCCGCCCGCGGCCAAGACGTTCGATCTGCAGGTCGACGTCCCCGTCCCGGACATGGCCAACATCCCCGCCCCGCCCGGGGTCGGGGAGTTCGATGACGAGACCGCGCCCACGGCCGGCTCGTTGTGGCCCTACGTGGAGAACGGCATCGTCGATCTGGTCGAGAAGAACCGGTCCACCATCGTGTTCACCAACTCGCGGCGGCTTTCCGAGCGGCTCACCGCACGGCTCAACGAGATCCACGCCGAACGGATCGGCGATCCCGTGGAGAAGGGGCCGAACCCGTCCGTGCCCGGCGGGGCGCCCGCCTACGTCATGGGCAGCGGTGCCAGCTCCGGTGCCGAGCCGCTGCTCGCCCGCGCCCACCACGGGTCGGTGTCGAAGGAGCAGCGCGCGCTCATCGAGGACGACCTCAAGGCCGGTCGGCTGCGCTGCGTCGTGGCGACGAGCTCACTCGAACTCGGTATCGACATGGGCGCGGTCGATCTCGTCATCCAGGTCGAGACGCCGCCGTCGGTGGCCAGCGGGCTGCAGCGCGTGGGTCGCGCCGGGCACCAGGTGGGCGAGATCAGCAAGGGCGTGCTGTTCCCCAAACACCGGGCCGACCTCATCCACAGCACCGTGGCGGTCTCGCGCATGCGTGACGGGCTGATCGAGGAGATCGCGGTTCCCGCCAATCCGCTCGACATCCTCGCCCAGCACACCGTGGCGGCCAGCGCCGTCGACGTCCTCGACGTCGAGGCGTGGTTCGACACCGTGCGTCGTTCCGCGCCCTACAAGACGCTGCCCCGGTCGGCGTACGAGGCGACCCTCGACCTGCTGTCGGGGCGGTATCCGTCCGACGAGTTCGCCGAGCTACGGCCCCGCGTCGTCTGGGATCGCGACGCGTCGACGATCTCCGGGCGCCCGGGCGCACAACGACTCGCGGTGACCTCGGGCGGTTCCATCCCCGACCGCGGCATGTTCGCCGTGTTCATGGTCGGCGAGAAGGGCACGCGCGTCGGCGAACTCGACGAGGAGATGGTCTACGAGTCCCGCGTGGGCGACGTCTTCGCACTCGGCGCGTCGAGCTGGCGCATCGAGGACATCACCCATGACCGCGTGCTGGTGTCACCGGCATTCGGGTCGCCGGGCCGGCTGCCGTTCTGGATCGGCGACGCGGTGGGTCGGCCCAGCGAGCTCGGGGCCGCCATCGGCAAGTTCATGGGTGAGATCGCCGACGACCTCAGTTCGGGCACGTCGACCGTTCTCGAGGACCGTGCACGTGAGCTCGGTCTGACCGACTACGCGCGGGACAACCTGCGCACCCTCGTCGCCGAGCAGCGCGATGCGACCGGTCACCTCCCCACCGACCGCACCCTGGTCGTCGAGAGGTTCCGTGACGAACTCGGCGACTGGCGGGTCATCCTGCACTCCCCCTACGGCCTGCGGGTGCACGCGCCGTGGGCCAGTGCCATCGGTGCGCGACTGCGGGATCGACTCGGGCTCGACGGGGCCACCACCGCGTCCGACGACGGCATCATCGTGCGCCTGCCCGACACCGACGACGACCCGCCCGGCGCCTCGCTGTTCGTCATCGACCCCGACGAGATCGAGGACATCGTCACCGAGGAGCTGGGCGGATCGGCGATGTTCGCGAGCCGCTTCCGCGAGTGTGCAGCCCGCGCGTTGCTGCTCCCCCGCCGCAACCCCGGCAAGCGCGCGCCCCTGTGGCAGCAGCGTCAACGCAGCGCCCAGTTGCTCTCCGTCGCAGCCAAGTTCCCCCAGTTCCCGATCATCCTCGAGACGATGCGCGAATGCCTGCAGGACGTCTACGACCTACCTGCGCTCACCGACCTGCTCACCGGCATCTCGACCCGGAAGATCCGCATCGTCGAGACCGAGACCGACTCCCCGTCACCGTTGGCCGCATCACTGCTGTTCGGCTACGTCGGCGCGTTCATGTACGCCGACGACGCCCCACTGGCCGAGCGGCGTGCTGCGGCACTGTCGTTGGACACCGCGCTGCTGGCCCAGCTCCTCGGACGCGTCGACCTGCGCGAGCTGCTCGACCCCGGCGTCATCGCCGACGTCGAGGCCAAGCTGCAACGCACCCACCCGGATCGCCGTGCACACGACGCCGAGGGCATCGCCGACCTGCTC
This window of the Williamsia phyllosphaerae genome carries:
- a CDS encoding acyl-CoA dehydrogenase family protein, which gives rise to MYEWSEEDLMIRDALRGFIDKEVRPHLDELETGVLPPYDIARKLYTTFGVDQMAREGLEKELESEATGEAKPGAVSGGMGDSTFMLLNTELAGVSLGIIASLGVCQLTVGTIRSKGTLAQKKRWLPELVTLEKIGAWAITEPDSGSDALGGMKTTVKRDGEDYILKGNKTFITNGPYADTIVVFAKLDEGDGTPIRDRKVLSFVLDKGMEGLTQGKPFKKMGMMSSPTGELFFDNVRVSPDRLLGETEDTGADKRGGEGAKAGFTMERVGIAALSLGIINECLRLSVDYARNRTLWGKNIGQFQLIQLKLAEMEIARINVQNMIFSALERGKDRKSISLSEASAMKLYSSKAATDVAMEAVQLFGGNGYMAEYRVEQLARDAKSLMIYAGSNEIQVTHVAKGLLAGT
- a CDS encoding histidine phosphatase family protein — its product is MDGSRTRLRGRAHTTGHTSHHGGLGGVASLTVRVIAAGRTGPNRDLRFGSEHHDLDETGRRDCRRLVESSVGSPPDGVALCGPEASVVQTADVLGVDARVDTDLSTLDLGRWRGRAPEDIPVGELRDWFTDIASVPHGGESIADFVARIGDWIDRTRTPEMILVVSMPVAQAVLAYTRHGGPDDYWAIEVEPASEHTVFLPLDSGEDRCHSDTQK
- a CDS encoding CbtA family protein, whose protein sequence is MEKKFIGAGLISGLVAGLFAFVFARIFIEPQVAKAIDYEGGRSAAEEMLAGEHGAHEHGEVFTRSVQENIGAGVGSIVFGLAMGAVFAVIFTVLWAYVGRRYPLVDPRLVAGLLAFGGFVAVYLVPFGKYPANPPAVGNDDTIGSRSGSYLTMTLVSLVVAIAAVVLAFWLLPRIGGLYALIVSAVGYLTVVGVAMALLPSFDEVPTALTAPDGAIVFPGFPGDVVGTFRFYSIANQMILWTVLGLVFAVVLTRLATRRTTAASAESLR
- a CDS encoding CbtB domain-containing protein; protein product: MSNTSVATASRPGSLVLDTPDISVVNTALWLTATTAVAALAYYFLGYDQGAVSVFGADTHVHEFVHDARHFLGFPCH
- a CDS encoding ATP-dependent helicase, whose protein sequence is MTTTVAADVLARFSAPTRDWFTGAFSAPTPAQIGAWNAIADGAHTLVVAPTGSGKTLSAFLWALDRLASEHAAPTPGSPDAPSRVGTTVLYISPLKALAVDVERNLRAPLAGITRSAVALGLPAPDITVGVRSGDTPTAQRRLLLRTPPDILITTPESLFLMLTSSARETLTSVHTVIVDEVHAVAATKRGTHLALSLERLDDLLTAPVQRIGLSATVRPADRVAGFLAGAAPCTIVSPPAAKTFDLQVDVPVPDMANIPAPPGVGEFDDETAPTAGSLWPYVENGIVDLVEKNRSTIVFTNSRRLSERLTARLNEIHAERIGDPVEKGPNPSVPGGAPAYVMGSGASSGAEPLLARAHHGSVSKEQRALIEDDLKAGRLRCVVATSSLELGIDMGAVDLVIQVETPPSVASGLQRVGRAGHQVGEISKGVLFPKHRADLIHSTVAVSRMRDGLIEEIAVPANPLDILAQHTVAASAVDVLDVEAWFDTVRRSAPYKTLPRSAYEATLDLLSGRYPSDEFAELRPRVVWDRDASTISGRPGAQRLAVTSGGSIPDRGMFAVFMVGEKGTRVGELDEEMVYESRVGDVFALGASSWRIEDITHDRVLVSPAFGSPGRLPFWIGDAVGRPSELGAAIGKFMGEIADDLSSGTSTVLEDRARELGLTDYARDNLRTLVAEQRDATGHLPTDRTLVVERFRDELGDWRVILHSPYGLRVHAPWASAIGARLRDRLGLDGATTASDDGIIVRLPDTDDDPPGASLFVIDPDEIEDIVTEELGGSAMFASRFRECAARALLLPRRNPGKRAPLWQQRQRSAQLLSVAAKFPQFPIILETMRECLQDVYDLPALTDLLTGISTRKIRIVETETDSPSPLAASLLFGYVGAFMYADDAPLAERRAAALSLDTALLAQLLGRVDLRELLDPGVIADVEAKLQRTHPDRRAHDAEGIADLLRWLGPLTDEQIAERFTLDDSPATPRELVENLQLTNRVISVNHAGAVLWAAIEDTARLRDALGIPAPMGVPAAFSEPVPDPVGDLVARFARTHGPFTVAEASTSVGIPVAVVRDTLRRLASERRVIEGDFRPEPADTTPDAQQWCNTEVLAQIRRGSLAASRAEIAPVSVDAFSRFLLDWQHLRPSDPQASDSRKPLRGPDGVSTVIDQLAGVPIPASAWESLILPARVADYRAGMLDELMSSGEVAWAGHGRLGTADGWISLHPTDLAPLTLPEPAEIDITDVHRGLLGHLEHGGAYQFRQLAPASTDDGPVPGDADLERALWDLVWAGQISNDTFAPVRALLSPRKSPGTPRGTPAHRSRGRAPRLRGHRLSTRYLSESQMSLRQTPPTVSGRWFALDARVDDPTVSTHGICEQLLERYGVVTKGSVSNEGVLGGFARIYKALSGFEDSGKVRRGYYVDGLGGAQFAATGTVDALREHTEDATDERGGPQNATVLAATDPANPFGAALTWPESTTTENAGHRPGRKPGALVVLVDGRLTLFVERGGKTVLTFGERAADLVPAATALAATVRSGGVSKLLIERVDGDPIFGTDLATALTESGFTATPRGIRLRHMVR